In the Microplitis mediator isolate UGA2020A chromosome 5, iyMicMedi2.1, whole genome shotgun sequence genome, tttatctTCTTACAACAATATACACTAATGTTGAacaataaaacagaaaaaaatatttaaatattacagaatttacaatttttcattttaattcactttATCTCTCAAGTACTCAAGTActaggtgaaaaaaaaaacgactatATATTgcatagataaaaaaaaactaatagtgttttagaatataaaaatactgagtgataaataaataattaaaaatactagtATTTAGATTTAATCAGGCAGATGTTAAATCTTACCCATATTAAAGACCCCATctgaaaaaaggaaaatatatttactcgACAGTAAAACAATTTACCCAAACTATTTTAATCCGTATAAAACCAATAATCTAttgcaaaataattaaatttaaaacaatttgaacaaaaaaaaaaaatattaaacatttatttttatatatgggCCAAATCgaacagtttaaaaaattcgtatttttttatattttttagcatCCGTTCAAaaatcgctttttttttatttttagctcaTAACATAATAGTCCAAATCGGtccaaatttttagaaaaaaatacaaacaagtttttaaaaatatttttctgtgattttaaagttttaaatctttttttccaaAGTTGATggatattttgattttcttaACAAACTACAATCTTTCCCACAACATTTAAGCCTGATATGATCGTGAGACcagatgactattttttttcgattttttaaaatttgaaaaatttttttttctctattaatTATAACGAATGGCAATTTTAGTtactttttgttatttttctaattctttcaagtagtttttaaaaattttcacggtAAGCAggtgtttaaaattaataattagtcgtTAAATCTGTTCATAAACAATGACAACAAAAGTAAACGACTTAACGACCAGGAAAAattcagaaataaaaaataaaaatttttgaaaactgtcCGAATTAGCACGAAATGCCCCATATATTATCAAGTAGTTTGATAAACATACAACTAGTTaccgaaagaaataaatataaatcttaaaaatatCTAGCTTTCACTCAGAAAAGAAACTTTCAGTTACACATCGAAgcacttgtttttttttctgatcatAAATTACAtggacaattaataatttgttataaaataaaagaaagcaacaatgaaagtaaaaataatataaatatattaaataaaaatttaccgcTACTTCCAGCACTATCCAGGGATGATGTACCAGAAGCCATAACTTCGGTCCCCGTTACTTCACGTTGCCCCTTTGTATTTGggctttaatatttttaccatGGGAATTTGTTAAGCGATTTGTACACTAAATTTCTTATCCTGCAAATTGACCAACGCACAATCATGTAGTTTTCACACTAGAATGAACCCTTTGTCATAATAGACCGAtttaaaaaggtgattttcacgatgacattttttaaatttaaatttaaattaaacaaaaacataatattataattattcatttactgGCAAACTAAATGTTGATTCAATTTTATagatttgaaatattttatgtcaaaaaaatcCGTATAAAAATTACAGGTGATCTCTagaatttaagtatttttttggaATTGCTGGTATTTTACAACTCAAATCAAAAAGCTTATGTTTTCCGAACGGTTTTTTGTAAATCATTCCTCTGTTTCTGTAGTTTAAATGATGATGTGTCCAGATAAATTACCAAAAATCATCGATTTAATACAATTgataacttaaattatttaacaactGTCACTTTGTGATAATTTATCCAGTCAGAacaacataatttttaatatacatgatatttaatcattttttttacaaatgttttttataaagaaataacTTAATCGTCAGCTTAttacacttgaaaaaaataagttaataaatatattagaaattttgtttaaatgaaATGTCATCGCGACACTAATcaccattttattattaagttaTGCTTTATTAGTTATTACTTTAATCCGAAAAACATTAACATCTTGACTCACCTGCTGCACCAACTGCCCTGACAATTAGCCATTTTCATCAGCAACATACCATCCAGAACCAGTATCCAGTACGCAGTATACTCAGAGCTTAAAGGTATCTTTTCATGTGGCGCTTATTTTCAGCGCCAAACTCAAATACCTCATCGTGATccatctttaaatttaattgctaaactcaaaaaaattaacaaatataatgaaaatttaattttaaaaataaaattattaataataaattaaggcTGGGCTGCACCTAACGAAaactcaaattaaaaatttttaattatttataaattaattatcatcttgtaattaagaaaaatgatttaatccgTGCTAAGTGCATATCTATTTATTAGtcaattcaaattgttttgaatcatttcaaaaTTCTTAATCAAGGATAACagcgatttttttaatttccgacAACAAGAAGAAGATCAACTTCTtcggaagattttcatcattcgAGGATTAATTCATCAACGATTACTTCTTCTACacatatgtaaatattttaaaattactcataATGACACTAatgcctaaaaaaaaaatacgagaaACTTTAATGAGCGACAAGtacaatcgatttttttaggCAAGTTTGATTTAGTTGATTAtctatacaaattttttttgtacttgtAAAAAAGACCTACCAAATAAAGAGTATTTATAAGTTGAGTGTTGATGgcagataattttaatttaaaaacttatttagTTAAAGTAAAAACACAAACATCAAACAGTATCGTGACAGATAATTGACAAACATAAAATGTTGATAATCAAACGAATATTTTCACATcaccaaaattatttattaaaattcaagatCATAAGTCATCATGACCGTTAGACACAAAATTactacataaaattaattcaaaagcAATCTTGGTTATCTCTGATTACATGCGACAATACAAGACCATAGCGAGCGTAGACTTCTTCCGCTATTTTCAGGATATCAATAGTTGGGTTTCTCTCTCGTGTAAATATCATCGCGCTTTCATTACTGAAATACAAATagtttagaaataaaattttttagattaatttCCAGTTATAAACTCACTGCGTAGTTCCATTATTCACACAGGTCCAAGATACTGTGTACTTGTTATAATCTACGCCAAGATACAAGCATTCTCGATAGAGACTTCCCACAATTGGTACATGGTGATGAAAACATAGCGCATTATTGTTGGTCAAAGAAGCGTCAGTTATAGTTTTCAATATCTTGTTGGttctaatttataaaatatcgaaaaataattaacataaataaaatatttataaatgatagTCTGGAATGATAAAATTACTTGGGCAAAATACCAGTAGAAACAATTCTTGATACACCCTCATCGTTAGGTAAAGACCAAAATTGCTGCGCACACTTTTGTGCACAATCCCAATTAATATCGCTTGTTGCATACCTGATCCATAATCCACTcaactgataaaaattaattacagtatATTGTCTGTACTCAAAACCAAATTTGTAAGTTTAGAATAATTTCGGTTAAAAAATAGTACGTACTCGATCCAAATCAAGTGGTTCCTCAACAATTACTTTGGGGCAAGGACCATTTGCCACATATTGAGTAAAAGCTCCAGCAactatacaaaaattaagaaaaaccCGCAACATTTTGCTTTAGACTAGTTTTTCAATGATTATGCACGATTACTTTTCGTTAACTGACAGCAAATATTGgtattcgattttttaatcacttgtcgaaatatatttttttcagcaacatatatacatatcacgcgaaagaaaaatataagataatatttaaatacaaatattttgaaaaccaTATTCTCATATCGATAAGAAATATCAAggataacttatttttaatctcGTTTAGCATAATTATACATTTCCAATTTTTTGTGATGGTCTAAAAATAACTTCCACACAGTGAAAAACGAATcgtcaaaatgtaaaaaaaaaacgtgtcaATTTAACCCACagtatttatcttgtttgaactgtcacaatcgattgattttttaacacaccaaaaaagttattttattcgaaattaacactttatatgttatataaattacattttttttttcaaattttgacgagcacatttttgtagaaaatttattttcctacaaaaagtatctgatattatatatacgtcaaatgaatgaataaaaagttacagggcttGAAATATCAACGAAaagttaagtttaaaaaacattaaattttcgaacttaaatgtcaacgaaaagtgaacttcatttttcgttgacatttaaagacCTGTAACTTTTTCCTCATCCATTCGACGTATATGGGAGATCAGATACTTTtggtaggaaatttaatttcctacaagaacgTGCTTCtcaaaatgtgaaaaaaaattttttgatagaataaaaatgaaaaataataaaaaataatttaacactgaTGAAACTGAATTTTTGTTGATCTTTGAAGCCCCGAtggaaaaagattttatacaattgtataaaattatatacaaaaaatggcccgatccaattgtatataactatatagaaattgtatacgattctacaaaaattgtatacaaatctatataattatatacaaattatatacaattctatataattatatacaattctatataattgcaatatatagaattgtatacaatttttatagaattgtatacaattggatcgggccattttttctatccaattatatatagtctatatataattatatatagtccatatataattgatatataattctatacaattgtataaaatcttttttcatcgggtacaTAATGcatgaatacttttttgtagagaatttaatttcctatgaaATGATATTAGgcaaaattaagaaaacaatttttttcttggtcttaataacgaaaaactgaaatgaataattttcgcgtgtatttttctatatttgttttttttaggacacacacatatatatatatatatatatatatatatatatatatatatatatatatatatatatatatatatatatattagtacTTACTTAGTAATTACTTATTATGATAAACCTCAGTATCGTTCTTACAAAGTAATCGTCTCGTTACTATACATAAAGCAAACAATGTACATCTACTGACAATTgaaatcaaataataaaaaaaatttttcgatcgtaataaagcacactctgatgcttcgcatcatgagtcaTGTAATGCATCCGTGACATTGAAACATTGTTTTTCATTGTAGTTATAACTAATTGTATAATTTAGAGTCATAGAAatgatttttacatatttattcatgACAATACATTGTATCGAATCATACGTCAACATCCCGTACActgattataaattcaatgaaCTGTCGAATGTTTCTTTATTAGTTAGCTTTATGTAACGAGACGATTACATTGTAAGAACGATACTGAGGTTTATTGTAATACTTAGCTTCATAATGTGTATTTCTcaataactatttaaaatataacttttaaactcaatagctttattttttaaaattataaatagtgaaaaagtaaatttatagacttattcgatttttaactaaaaatgcCGCCCGATTTTACAAGTTCTCAATTACAAACTGAAAATAAAGGCTcgatagaaaatgaaaaaacaattgaatcagtagaaaataaaaaaaaaatgagaaaattacAGTGGTATGAAttcgaaacaaaaataatttggtttaatgcgatatttttttcaacttacgAAGCGTTATTTGTATATTGGATCTTTGCTTTTCCGTATTGGCaaaaattcaatgtttttttatggTAATAAGTTGATTATTATACGCTTATGATATAAAATCATGCTTAATCattaagataattatttttgattgtaTACAGCGTTATCTCTGGCAATAATAGCTGGAGTTGGAGTAGGCGCTGGAGTACATCGGCTGTGGACACATCGTGCATACAAAGCAAAGACGCCGCTTAGAATTATTCTAGCTGCCCTCTTCTTCATGGCTGGACAGGCATGTTTATccattaatatgaaaataacatataaatgaGTCAATACACTAGTCGCAAAAATTGAGGGATATATAAAAAGtccaaatttttaagtgattttgaaaaaaaagcaaattctAGCTTCAAGTGTTTAGTTTTCAGAtggacttgaaaaatttttataatgcacggttccggaataatcctaagaaaaccaccacaaataaaaaatttcaaaatttttgctcgtcttaaaaaAGATCTAtgggcttcaataaattttttttttacaatctaaCCATGCATAGAGCTCTTTTAGGTAATTTAATGCCCTTTAATTTTCcacccttaaaattttcacattaGTTGTACAGGGAATGTAAGTAGGATTTTAAAAACTGCAAAACATTCTCTACAAGACACAAATAGTGGCttctgatgaaaaaatttttttcgaagcgACAatgttgattaaataaaaaaggtgaaaatTCCCATATTTATGATATTTGGAAATCTTGCtgtaactttggatataatggatgaatgaaaaataccatcggtaatttttcaacctcaaagtttcccgaaaaaaccctgaaagtTTCAATGcgctgcgatttttttttcttagtgccccgaagctttaaatttatcgtttccGCCAAACATCATATAATGAGCGATTCTTCGATttaaaaaggttttttttagtgacaagccttattttttcgatcaaaaatattaattattggtaaaaataaaaaaaaaattaattttttcgaaaattttctttcttatcATGTTCACAATGCTCttgatgttaaaataaaaacaatttttcaagtccagatctgaaaaccaGACACTTGAAGccacaatttgctttttttattttcactgtaCAACCATTTTCCTCCGAGTTACTGCATGTtaaaaatcacttaaaaatttggaattttctttatatcccttaatttttgcaACTATAGTGTATATCGATATATTAAATGAACTATGTTATTGATTGTGTTTACAGAATAGTATTTTTCAATGGGTGAGAGACCACAGAGTTCATCACAAGTACTCAAAGACGCCTGCAGATCCTCATGATAGCAATcgtggtttttttttcagtcatgTTGGCTGGTTCATGTTAAAAAGACGACCAGAAGTAATTCAACGCGGTAAAGGAATTGACATGAGTGACATTTTGAACGATCCGGTTGTCCAATTCTTTGATGGgtacttttaaagttttattttttattagaataatCGGTATTACTGTCGGTACTTAAGggtaagaaaatataataataaacaaacgGCCGCTAGATTTGTCGTAAATTGTAATAGTGATTTCAATAGGGttattttgacaaaaataactGCCACGAATGGGAAAAAATAAGATCggtgaattgatttttttcgagAGCTATAAGGGTTACAAATATCCATCTAATTAATTACCTTCTaacgaaaagaaaaaaacaagttAAAGTACAATTTCATGTACTGACACGGCACTTCGAATAGAAAACctgaatcatttaaaaaaattctgtacgaattacagtttcaaataataattttattagatgAAACTCCCAGTAGtgaattttacatttttcctTGTTCACTATTTTACCCTGTTCAAAAAATCTCATATAATCCAATAGATTTTCATGAATTCTCATAGTTTTATATCAGAATGGGTGTTCTATGAAAAAGTGCTAATGGGTAGTAAAATcctaaaaaacattttttttgaaagtatgATTTTTTCAGTTCTTCGTTCGACGCGCTGCGTTACTATATATGAAACTTTAGTTTTTCTGGTAAACTTTTGTTTTTccgaaaaagttatttgaaataaccatttttttaaatttagtgtaTACAGGTGTTATGTCAAAATTTGACACAAATGATGTTTTGTGGGTATTTGGCCCAAGCCCGAAGTCTATAGACCGGAAACCCCAGAGATCTTTTATTAAGGAGGAtaggtttatttttaaattactgaaacgatatttaaattttaaagtttaactATATTGTCAACTCAATTACAAGAACTTTTGAGGTTTGAAGATTATGCTTCTAAGAACACTATTTGAGTTAATCACTAATCCGTCttttaattatacaatttttcggtacgttatttaaatcaattttcggtaacagttcaaaataatgtttaattaattttaaattaaacgatTCAACATGATATTCGAATCAAACAATccaatatgaaatttaaatcaactCTTTACAATTGTAATAGAAGTATTAAGTGCACCTAATTGCCATATGGAAATCAGCCGACTCTAATCATTACTGGAAATtcattcattatattttaacttTATATTACACGTGTttgcattttaattttataattttgctaTTACGAAACtgaacatttcaaaattttatttaatattttaatattgtgatttgaatttttaacagaaaatttttaaatttaaattcaatgtaatattttaattaatatgttaTAGCTGTTTTCCTgtattgattttgaaattatttacttatactAGTTCAATATATACTAAcacttttctttttctttttctccaTTTTCAAAGAACTTGTTCACATCAACATCTTGATGAACGCAGCGAGACGAGAGCGAGTCTTTACTCGTTACTCAGGctctaaattttcttatctgcCCCTCTATGTTTCACTTTGGTCAGCGCACGCATTTGCCTCCCAACTTTTCAGATTTTCCTTGTTGACGGATGTTTTGATGTTCGCTTGACTCAtgttgcaaaatttttttattaattaaaaaaaaaattatatcgaaaattataaaaattaatcagacgTAACACAGGATAAGAcaataatgtaaaataatcTGATTGGTCAATTACAGGAATCATGTCATTCTCAAGTTACTGTTGGCTGGTGTATTTCCAATTTTGACTGGCGTTTACGTACTTGGGCACAGCTGGAAATGGACACTAATAGCTCAAATATTTATACGATGGGGgtttactttaaatttcacatgGGCAGTCAATAGTTTGGCTCACATGTATGGATACCGACCTTACgacaagtaattaatattcaatataaatttttcctgcTTGATAAAGGCtcattttgataattatattttttttttaaagaaatatgGGACCggtagaaaatattttagtaagTTATTTGACTGGAGGTGAAGGCTGGCACAACTATCACCATGCCTTTCCATGGGACTACAAAGCTGCCGAATTTaaaagtgtattttttaataattcaaccAATGTTATCGATATGTTTGCCAAAATTGGCTGGGCCTACGATCTGAAACAAGTAACTCCtgagcaaattaaaaaattttccgagaAATATGGTGACGGAACTTCTGCAATTAAACTATTATAAACGTgttataatagtaatagtaaagCATTCATTACTTAatagataatttatatatttatttgattatatagtatatgtatagaattattttaaaaattgattcttCTGATTGTATAcataagttataataataaaaaaaaaaattaaaggtataataataatctaaattaTTCCTTTAGAAGTTGTTGTATTATACAGTCCAATTTAAATAAGTGCTGATTTCTCCTTCAATTGTGCGTGCTCTCATTCAGCGTCCTATAACAACCCTAAAATCATCCAGTTTATTGGCATTTGCTATGAGTTATGATCAAGGTAGagaactcaaaaaaattaataacataaaaaaatatttataaaatataataggACATACACAATATGAAAATACACATGTATACATATTGTCATGGTCatctaaaatataacaaagcatacaacaaaaaaaatataaaattaatagagaACATAGTATGCAcgttagactgggccaaaaaaattgactatttttttttttcgtagctatatcgaaaatattattcagaatgacaaaaaaaaaatttcatgaaagtttgagcccttaatattaatttcaagaggtctatcatcgctatttttaattttaattcataatttgatattttacgTCGGAATTGCTAAAacattcaagtaaaaaaaattcatttctacttattcttatgtaaaattaaattccctacaaaaaaggtctgattgaaaattttcgtcagacaagccgtttccgattaattaagcttaataaattgatatattttttcgatttaacatttttacttttgaattttgtaactgacgaatcaatgaatatctaataaagaccatgacagatttttgaaggaaatttaatgctctacaaaaaaggtctcctaacattttttgctaaattcactccttcgaaagttattcaaggttgaatttgagtcaaaacgatttcGATAacgtgaataactttcgaaggagtgaatttagcaaaaaatgttaagagaccttttttgtagagcattaaatttccttcaaaaatctgttatggtctttattagatattcattgattcgtcagttacaaaattcaaaagtaaaaatgttaaatcgaaaaaatatatcaatttattaagcttaattaatcagaaacggcttgtctgacgaaaattttcaatcagaccttttttgtagggaatttaattttatataagaataagtggaaatgaattttttttacttcaatgttTTAGCAATTCTGAcgtaaaatatcaaattatgaattaaaattaaaaatagcgatgatagacctcttgaaattaatattaaggtctcaaactttcatgaaattttttttttgtcattctgaataatattttcgatatagctatgaaaaaaaaaaatagtcaatttttttggcccagtctaatgcACGTATACTTGCATAgtatatatcgcgttactgaTGTCATAAGGGTGTACCTATCCCGAAAAAAATACCCTTGAAAAGgcataagggcgtataaacAAATTTCTTCCGGGAATCGACGTAGTTATGCCTGAAACGggcaaaaatgcaaaaaaaaatttttgttacgcccttatggcaccCAGTGGGTACctttaaattttgaaccaATAGTCTAGTCGATAAGTTGAAAATGGTCGAAAATAGAGATA is a window encoding:
- the LOC130669051 gene encoding acyl-CoA Delta-9 desaturase-like; amino-acid sequence: MRYFFQLTKRYLYIGSLLFRIGKNSMFFYALSLAIIAGVGVGAGVHRLWTHRAYKAKTPLRIILAALFFMAGQNSIFQWVRDHRVHHKYSKTPADPHDSNRGFFFSHVGWFMLKRRPEVIQRGKGIDMSDILNDPVVQFFDGNHVILKLLLAGVFPILTGVYVLGHSWKWTLIAQIFIRWGFTLNFTWAVNSLAHMYGYRPYDKNMGPVENILVSYLTGGEGWHNYHHAFPWDYKAAEFKSVFFNNSTNVIDMFAKIGWAYDLKQVTPEQIKKFSEKYGDGTSAIKLL